The region CGTCTAAATAAATTTTATCAATACTGAGTACACCAGCCATGGTGTTGATAACAACCAAGTAGAAAACGCCAATGGCAATTGTAAAAATCTTGGACGTTTCTCCTAAGCCAAATATAAGTAAGATTAAAGGCATCAAAGCGAGTTTGGGAATGGGATAGGTGGCAGCGATCATCGGCTCAAGTGCCGAGCGGATTAGTGGAGATAAGCCCATTCCTATTCCCAGTAATATACCTGGGATGGAACCAGCTAAGAAGCCCCACAATACCCTTTGTACGCTGACTGCCGTATTATACAATAAGTCACCTGAAGACAAGAGGGGAATGAAAGCTTGTAATATTAAACTGGGACTTGATAGCAGGCGAGTATCTATGATGTGAGTACGAGCCATTAGCTCCCACAACAAGAGAAGGGTTATAGGAGATAATACAGAGAGGATTCGAATAAATAAAGTGGAATTATGTTGTTTTATCATGCTCTCATCTCCCAAAGAAATTTTTAGTTATTGGTATTTTCCTAGGGTTTTAACTGCAAAGTCAACATACTGGTTATCTACAGCATCTTCGTATTTAATATCGGATTTCAATAAATTATTTTCTTTGTACCAATCTAGATCCATGACAATGCCTTTTTTACGAACGTAGCCATCTGGATTTAAACCAGTAGGGTACATTTTTTCATATAACGGTGCATCTTTTATAACAGAGTACTTGCAGAGAATGTCTATAATTTCGGCTTTGTTTTTATTTTTGAAAAAGGCGTTATTATAGTCTCGTACAGATTGTATGTAGGCTGTCATAAAACGATTGGCAACGTCTGGATGCTGTGTCAAACTAGTGCCGAAAACTAGCAGCGCAGTCTGGGCATCTGGATCATAGTCCGCTGGGTCTTTCCAGGGGTCAGCTAGATCTTTGCTCATGCTTAGTGTAACAAAAGGTTCGATGACCATAGCAGCATCGATACTCTTGTTTCCAAGGGATACTAACATGTCAGGAAAAGAACGAATAATTTGCACATCAACGTCTTTTGTAGTTAATCCACCTTTTTGTAAAACCCTTGCTAAAGCAATCTCGTCGAGAGAGGCAGTGCCAACAATAGCAATTTTTTTATCGCGAAGGTCTTTGTAATCCTTAATCATATTCACTAAGTCTTTGCGGATGACTAGACGATAATAACCTTGCCCAGCGACATTAATGCCCTTATCCGCAACGATTTTTACTGGTATGTCACGAGACATTGCATTTAATAAGCCAGAGGATGTAACGGTAGCTCCCACGTCGAGTTGCCCGGCTGCTAGTTGATTAATCATT is a window of Pelosinus sp. IPA-1 DNA encoding:
- a CDS encoding ABC transporter substrate-binding protein — its product is MKRFINLKVITLLLLTLLITACSQGTVNKNTSTTGPTWAQGLSPLPQETVVKVGMKQVVSDAGILIGMAKNYYKDVGIKIEPVQFSTGQEMINQLAAGQLDVGATVTSSGLLNAMSRDIPVKIVADKGINVAGQGYYRLVIRKDLVNMIKDYKDLRDKKIAIVGTASLDEIALARVLQKGGLTTKDVDVQIIRSFPDMLVSLGNKSIDAAMVIEPFVTLSMSKDLADPWKDPADYDPDAQTALLVFGTSLTQHPDVANRFMTAYIQSVRDYNNAFFKNKNKAEIIDILCKYSVIKDAPLYEKMYPTGLNPDGYVRKKGIVMDLDWYKENNLLKSDIKYEDAVDNQYVDFAVKTLGKYQ
- a CDS encoding ABC transporter permease: MIKQHNSTLFIRILSVLSPITLLLLWELMARTHIIDTRLLSSPSLILQAFIPLLSSGDLLYNTAVSVQRVLWGFLAGSIPGILLGIGMGLSPLIRSALEPMIAATYPIPKLALMPLILLIFGLGETSKIFTIAIGVFYLVVINTMAGVLSIDKIYLDVAQNFGANRKNFYLTVALPGALPMIFAGLKLGMGMALILIVAAELSAAKAGVGWMIWRAYDMFDIEQMFVALITLSILGYIFSLLLDKIEIWFLPWKKQI